In Nicotiana tabacum cultivar K326 chromosome 11, ASM71507v2, whole genome shotgun sequence, a single window of DNA contains:
- the LOC107828885 gene encoding glutamate dehydrogenase A-like isoform X1, with the protein MNALAATNRNFRQAARILGLDSKLEKSLLIPFREIKVECTIPKDDGTLVSYVGFRVQHDNARGPMKGGIRYHPEVDLDEVNALAQLMTWKTAVVDIPYGGAKGGIGCVPKELSKSELERLTRVFTQKIHDLIGINTDVPAPDMGTNAQTMAWILDEYSKFHGHSLAIVTGKPVDLGGSLGREAATGRGVVYATEALLAEYGKHIKDMTFAIQGFGNVGAWAARIIHERGGKVVAVSDITGAVKNQNGLDIPALLNHKEATGTLAGFSGGDAMSSDELLTHDCDVLIPCALGGVLNRENADSVKAKYIVEAANHPTDPDADEILSKKGVVILPDIYANAGGVTVSYFEWVQNIQGFMWDEEHVNRELKKYMTRAFHNLKNMCKSHNCNLRMGAFTLGVNRVARATQLRGWEA; encoded by the exons ATGAATGCTCTAGCAGCTACAAACCGTAACTTTCGCCAAGCAGCTCGCATTCTTGGGTTGGACTCAAAACTTGAGAAGAGTCTTTTGATCCCTTTTAGAGAAATTAAG GTGGAATGCACAATTCCCAAGGACGACGGAACGTTAGTTTCCTATGTTGGATTTAGAGTGCAACATGATAATGCTCGTGGGCCGATGAAAGGAGGAATCAGATACCATCCTGAG GTTGATCTTGATGAAGTGAATGCTCTTGCTCAACTAATGACTTGGAAAACTGCTGTAGTCGATATTCCATATGGGGGAGCTAAGGGTGGAATTGGCTGCGTACCAAAAGAGTTAAGTAAGAGCGAATTGGAACGCCTTACACGTGTTTTCACTCAGAAAATTCATGACCTTATTGGAATTAATACTGATGTTCCTGCACCTGATATGGGCACTAATGCCCAG ACTATGGCCTGGATTTTGGATGAGTACTCAAAATTTCATGGTCACTCTCTTGCGATTGTGACCGGGAAACCAGTT GATCTTGGTGGTTCGTTGGGTAGGGAAGCTGCAACTGGACGCGGTGTCGTTTATGCTACAGAAGCTTTACTTGCTGAGTACGGGAAGCATATTAAGGATATGACTTTTGCAATTCAG GGATTTGGGAACGTAGGAGCATGGGCAGCGAGGATTATTCATGAGAGAGGTGGGAAGGTAGTTGCAGTTAGTGATATAACAGGAGCAGTCAAGAATCAAAACGGTCTTGATATACCTGCATTGCTTAATCATAAAGAAGCAACAGGGACGTTAGCTGGATTCAGTGGCGGTGATGCAATGAGTTCAGATGAATTGCTTACACATGATTGTGATGTTCTTATACCCTGTGCTTTAGGAGGAGTTTTGAACAG AGAAAATGCGGACAGTGTCAAGGCGAAGTACATAGTAGAAGCGGCAAATCATCCCACTGATCCAGATGCTGACGAG ATTTTGTCTAAGAAAGGAGTTGTAATACTTCCCGACATATATGCCAATGCTGGAGGCGTGACTGTTAGCTATTTTGAATGGGTTCAG AATATTCAAGGATTTATGTGGGATGAAGAACATGTCAATAGGGAGCTTAAGAAATACATGACAAGAGCCTTTCATAATCTCAAGAACATGTGTAAGTCGCATAACTGCAATCTTCGAATGGGCGCCTTTACACTGGGGGTGAATCGTGTTGCCCGAGCCACACAATTAAGAGGGTGGGAAGCATAA
- the LOC107828885 gene encoding glutamate dehydrogenase A-like isoform X2 has translation MNALAATNRNFRQAARILGLDSKLEKSLLIPFREIKVECTIPKDDGTLVSYVGFRVQHDNARGPMKGGIRYHPEVDLDEVNALAQLMTWKTAVVDIPYGGAKGGIGCVPKELSKSELERLTRVFTQKIHDLIGINTDVPAPDMGTNAQTMAWILDEYSKFHGHSLAIVTGKPVDLGGSLGREAATGRGVVYATEALLAEYGKHIKDMTFAIQGFGNVGAWAARIIHERGGKVVAVSDITGAVKNQNGLDIPALLNHKEATGTLAGFSGGDAMSSDELLTHDCDVLIPCALGGVLNRENADSVKAKYIVEAANHPTDPDADEILSKKGVVILPDIYANAGGVTVSYFEWVQLRESSHNKKGSLGVTSKVVAM, from the exons ATGAATGCTCTAGCAGCTACAAACCGTAACTTTCGCCAAGCAGCTCGCATTCTTGGGTTGGACTCAAAACTTGAGAAGAGTCTTTTGATCCCTTTTAGAGAAATTAAG GTGGAATGCACAATTCCCAAGGACGACGGAACGTTAGTTTCCTATGTTGGATTTAGAGTGCAACATGATAATGCTCGTGGGCCGATGAAAGGAGGAATCAGATACCATCCTGAG GTTGATCTTGATGAAGTGAATGCTCTTGCTCAACTAATGACTTGGAAAACTGCTGTAGTCGATATTCCATATGGGGGAGCTAAGGGTGGAATTGGCTGCGTACCAAAAGAGTTAAGTAAGAGCGAATTGGAACGCCTTACACGTGTTTTCACTCAGAAAATTCATGACCTTATTGGAATTAATACTGATGTTCCTGCACCTGATATGGGCACTAATGCCCAG ACTATGGCCTGGATTTTGGATGAGTACTCAAAATTTCATGGTCACTCTCTTGCGATTGTGACCGGGAAACCAGTT GATCTTGGTGGTTCGTTGGGTAGGGAAGCTGCAACTGGACGCGGTGTCGTTTATGCTACAGAAGCTTTACTTGCTGAGTACGGGAAGCATATTAAGGATATGACTTTTGCAATTCAG GGATTTGGGAACGTAGGAGCATGGGCAGCGAGGATTATTCATGAGAGAGGTGGGAAGGTAGTTGCAGTTAGTGATATAACAGGAGCAGTCAAGAATCAAAACGGTCTTGATATACCTGCATTGCTTAATCATAAAGAAGCAACAGGGACGTTAGCTGGATTCAGTGGCGGTGATGCAATGAGTTCAGATGAATTGCTTACACATGATTGTGATGTTCTTATACCCTGTGCTTTAGGAGGAGTTTTGAACAG AGAAAATGCGGACAGTGTCAAGGCGAAGTACATAGTAGAAGCGGCAAATCATCCCACTGATCCAGATGCTGACGAG ATTTTGTCTAAGAAAGGAGTTGTAATACTTCCCGACATATATGCCAATGCTGGAGGCGTGACTGTTAGCTATTTTGAATGGGTTCAG TTAAGAGAGTCTTCTCACAACAAGAAGGGGAGTCTTGGCGTAActagtaaagttgttgccatgtga